Proteins from one Silurus meridionalis isolate SWU-2019-XX chromosome 3, ASM1480568v1, whole genome shotgun sequence genomic window:
- the desma gene encoding desmin a isoform X1, with the protein MSKAYSSSAETASSYRRTFGSGLGSTMSSSLFGRGSSGSSRLSSRVYEVTKSSSSPVYSSHRSGGFGGAVTRSYAGMGGKLDFSLADAMNQDFLHTRTNEKAELQHLNDRFVSYIEKVRFLEQQNQALSVEIERLRGREPTRIAEMYEEEMRELRRQVDTLTNQRACVEVERDNLSDDLQKLKLRLQEEIHQKEEAENNLSAFRADVDAATLARLDLERRIESLHEEIAFLKKIHEEEIRELQSQMQDTQVQVQMDMSTPDLSSALRDIRTQYEGIAAKNISEAEEWYKSKVSDLNQAVNKNNDALRQAKQETMEFRHQIQSYTCEIDSLKGTNESLIRQMREMEERTGREASGYQDTIARLDAEIAKMKDDMARHLREYQELLNVKMALDVEIATYRKLLEGEESRISLPVQTYSSLSFKGDSRGFTEASAEQFSQPRSSEIHSKKTVLIKTIETRDGESKTSHKAMNAMSAQCVVSESTQHQQDIN; encoded by the exons ATGAGCAAGGCTTACTCCTCATCTGCCGAGACGGCTTCTTCCTACCGCCGAACCTTCGGCTCAGGCCTGGGCTCGACCATGTCCAGCTCTTTGTTTGGCCGCGGCTCTTCTGGCTCTTCACGCCTTTCCTCCAGAGTCTATGAGGTGACCAAGAGCTCTTCTTCTCCTGTTTACTCAAGCCACCGCTCTGGAGGCTTTGGTGGAGCAGTAACACGCTCTTATGCAGGTATGGGTGGCAAGCTGGACTTTAGCCTGGCTGATGCCATGAACCAGGATTTCCTGCACACACGCACCAACGAGAAGGCCGAGCTACAGCACCTGAATGATCGCTTTGTCAGTTACATTGAGAAGGTGCGCTTCCTTGAGCAGCAGAACCAGGCCCTGTCTGTAGAGATTGAGCGCCTAAGGGGCCGTGAGCCAACACGTATTGCTGAGATGTACGAGGAGGAGATGAGGGAGCTGCGCAGGCAGGTCGACACTCTGACCAACCAGAGAGCGTGCGTAGAGGTGGAGCGAGATAACCTGTCTGATGACCTACAGAAACTCAAGCTCAG ACTTCAAGAGGAGATCCACCAGAAAGAAGAGGCTGAGAACAACCTCTCTGCTTTCAGAGCT GATGTTGATGCTGCCACTCTTGCCCGGCTGGACCTGGAGAGACGCATTGAGAGTCTTCATGAGGAGATTGCCTTCCTCAAGAAGATCCATGAGGAG GAGATTCGTGAACTGCAGAGCCAGATGCAGGATACTCAGGTCCAGGTCCAAATGGACATGTCTACACCTGACCTGTCCTCTGCTCTGAGGGATATCCGCACCCAGTACGAGGGCATTGCAGCCAAGAACATTTCAGAAGCTGAGGAGTGGTACAAGTCCAAG GTATCAGATTTGAACCAAGCTGTAAACAAGAACAACGATGCACTGAGACAGGCCAAGCAGGAGACTATGGAGTTTCGCCACCAAATCCAATCCTACACCTGCGAGATCGATTCCCTTAAGGGCACC AACGAGTCTCTGATAAGGCAGATGAGGGAGATGGAAGAAAGGACGGGTCGCGAGGCTAGTGGTTATCAGGACACCATTGCTCGTCTAGATGCTGAGATTGCCAAAATGAAAGATGACATGGCTCGTCACCTTCGTGAGTACCAGGAACTCCTTAATGTCAAAATGGCCCTGGATGTGGAAATCGCCACCTACAGGAAGTTGCTGGAGGGAGAGGAGAGCAG GATCTCTCTGCCAGTGCAGACATATTCCTCCTTAAGCTTCAAAGGTGATTCCAGAG GTTTCACAGAGGCCAGCGCAGAGCAGTTCTCACAGCCACGTTCCTCTGAGATCCACTCCAAGAAAACAGTTCTGATCAAGACCATAGAGACCCGTGACGGAGAG TCTAAAACTTCTCACAAGGCAATGAACGCCATGAGCGCTCAGTGT GTTGTCAGTGAATCCACACAGCACCAGCAAGACATCAATTAA
- the desma gene encoding desmin a isoform X2 codes for MSKAYSSSAETASSYRRTFGSGLGSTMSSSLFGRGSSGSSRLSSRVYEVTKSSSSPVYSSHRSGGFGGAVTRSYAGMGGKLDFSLADAMNQDFLHTRTNEKAELQHLNDRFVSYIEKVRFLEQQNQALSVEIERLRGREPTRIAEMYEEEMRELRRQVDTLTNQRACVEVERDNLSDDLQKLKLRLQEEIHQKEEAENNLSAFRADVDAATLARLDLERRIESLHEEIAFLKKIHEEEIRELQSQMQDTQVQVQMDMSTPDLSSALRDIRTQYEGIAAKNISEAEEWYKSKVSDLNQAVNKNNDALRQAKQETMEFRHQIQSYTCEIDSLKGTNESLIRQMREMEERTGREASGYQDTIARLDAEIAKMKDDMARHLREYQELLNVKMALDVEIATYRKLLEGEESRISLPVQTYSSLSFKGDSRGFTEASAEQFSQPRSSEIHSKKTVLIKTIETRDGEVVSESTQHQQDIN; via the exons ATGAGCAAGGCTTACTCCTCATCTGCCGAGACGGCTTCTTCCTACCGCCGAACCTTCGGCTCAGGCCTGGGCTCGACCATGTCCAGCTCTTTGTTTGGCCGCGGCTCTTCTGGCTCTTCACGCCTTTCCTCCAGAGTCTATGAGGTGACCAAGAGCTCTTCTTCTCCTGTTTACTCAAGCCACCGCTCTGGAGGCTTTGGTGGAGCAGTAACACGCTCTTATGCAGGTATGGGTGGCAAGCTGGACTTTAGCCTGGCTGATGCCATGAACCAGGATTTCCTGCACACACGCACCAACGAGAAGGCCGAGCTACAGCACCTGAATGATCGCTTTGTCAGTTACATTGAGAAGGTGCGCTTCCTTGAGCAGCAGAACCAGGCCCTGTCTGTAGAGATTGAGCGCCTAAGGGGCCGTGAGCCAACACGTATTGCTGAGATGTACGAGGAGGAGATGAGGGAGCTGCGCAGGCAGGTCGACACTCTGACCAACCAGAGAGCGTGCGTAGAGGTGGAGCGAGATAACCTGTCTGATGACCTACAGAAACTCAAGCTCAG ACTTCAAGAGGAGATCCACCAGAAAGAAGAGGCTGAGAACAACCTCTCTGCTTTCAGAGCT GATGTTGATGCTGCCACTCTTGCCCGGCTGGACCTGGAGAGACGCATTGAGAGTCTTCATGAGGAGATTGCCTTCCTCAAGAAGATCCATGAGGAG GAGATTCGTGAACTGCAGAGCCAGATGCAGGATACTCAGGTCCAGGTCCAAATGGACATGTCTACACCTGACCTGTCCTCTGCTCTGAGGGATATCCGCACCCAGTACGAGGGCATTGCAGCCAAGAACATTTCAGAAGCTGAGGAGTGGTACAAGTCCAAG GTATCAGATTTGAACCAAGCTGTAAACAAGAACAACGATGCACTGAGACAGGCCAAGCAGGAGACTATGGAGTTTCGCCACCAAATCCAATCCTACACCTGCGAGATCGATTCCCTTAAGGGCACC AACGAGTCTCTGATAAGGCAGATGAGGGAGATGGAAGAAAGGACGGGTCGCGAGGCTAGTGGTTATCAGGACACCATTGCTCGTCTAGATGCTGAGATTGCCAAAATGAAAGATGACATGGCTCGTCACCTTCGTGAGTACCAGGAACTCCTTAATGTCAAAATGGCCCTGGATGTGGAAATCGCCACCTACAGGAAGTTGCTGGAGGGAGAGGAGAGCAG GATCTCTCTGCCAGTGCAGACATATTCCTCCTTAAGCTTCAAAGGTGATTCCAGAG GTTTCACAGAGGCCAGCGCAGAGCAGTTCTCACAGCCACGTTCCTCTGAGATCCACTCCAAGAAAACAGTTCTGATCAAGACCATAGAGACCCGTGACGGAGAG GTTGTCAGTGAATCCACACAGCACCAGCAAGACATCAATTAA
- the tmem198a gene encoding transmembrane protein 198-B, which produces MTSTAQLLAFKLAPPSQGGSENSFFSCDEEIERRYEVVPSVVCSMCCLFGIIYCFFGYRCFKAVMFLTGLMFGSIIIFMLCYKERVMDTQLSVEASVGIGLGIGTLCGLVTMLVRSVGLFMVGLLLGLLVALASLVVLEEFYHPRTVWLPLGVLLGSGMLFAVLTLQWQRCFTTLSTAVFGSAIVTVTVDYFVELFALTHYIYERVKVAPAQPVCWYTWVVMGVWPVLALLGVLIQWKVTADGYSHTEVFISHQQRRLQLMKIRQKEERRESRKKKKKQQQKPQQQHQQQKQKPKYHHPPQSNPHTTNPPAKVQPQEPTYRRKPNPTRRYDGDVLSPSYIQHFRDRHVDRRGYSHGRLISGSHTVDIDYDCGSQVPLTAHTGPAVRV; this is translated from the exons ATGACCTCCACAGCCCAGCTGCTGGCTTTTAAGCTCGCCCCACCATCTCAGGGTGGGAGCGAAAACAGTTTTTTTAGCTGTGATGAAGAGATCGAGCGGCGTTATGAAGTTGTTCCTTCTGTCGTCTGCTCCATGTGCTGCCTCTTCGGCATCATCTATTGCTTCTTCG GCTATCGGTGTTTTAAGGCTGTAATGTTCCTCACCGGCCTGATGTTCGGCTCCATCATTATTTTCATGCTGTGCTACAAGGAACGAGTGATGGACACACAGCTCAGCGTGGAGGCCAGTGTGGGCATTGGGCTGGGCATCGGGACACTGTGTGGCCTCGTCACCATGCTGGTGCGCAGCGTTGGGCTCTTCATGGTGGGCCTACTGCTGGGCTTGCTGGTGGCACTGGCCTCCTTGGTAGTGTTGGAGGAGTTCTACCACCCACGCACGGTGTGGCTTCCGCTGGGCGTGCTGCTCGGTTCAGGCATGCTTTTCGCCGTGCTCACCCTGCAGTGGCAGCGCTGCTTCACAACACTCTCCACGGCTGTGTTCGGCTCAGCCATCGTCACCGTGACTGTGGATTATTTTGTGGAGCTGTtcgcactcacacactacatctATGAAAGGGTGAAGGTGGCCCCGGCTCAGCCTGTGTGTTGGTACACGTGGGTGGTGATGGGCGTGTGGCCTGTGCTTGCCCTGTTGGGCGTCCTCATTCAGTGGAAGGTGACTGCAGATGGATATTCGCATACCGAAG TGTTTATCAGTCATCAGCAGAGGCGGCTGCAGCTGATGAAGATTCGCcagaaggaggagagaagagagagcagaaaaaagaagaagaaacaacaacagaaaCCTCAGCAGCAACATCAGCAGCAGAAACAGAAGCCAAAATATCACCATCCTCCCCAGTCTAATCCTCATACCACCAACCCACCTGCAAAAGTCCAGCCTCAAGAACCCACGTATCGCAGGAAACCCAACCCCACACGCCGCTATGATGGAGATGTACTCTCTCCG aGCTATATTCAGCATTTTCGGGACAGACACGTGGACAGACGAGGCTACTCTCATGGCAGACTGATCAGCGGCTCTCATACAGTGGATATAGACTATGACTGCGGCTCTCAGGTCCCTCTGACCGCCCATACAGGACCAGCAGTGAGAGTGTGA